GTTTGAACCTCTAACATAAAACAACAGACATCATCACTCTTCTAAAGACTCCACGTTGGAACTTTCAACATTGACAAAGACGAGGAAGTGACACCATTGTCATTTCTTCTCGAATTATTTATGAAACATTAAAAATAAGTTTTCAGATCATCTAAAAAGGTGCCGAGAACAAACATGATAACACTTTCAGTTTCAAACAAATAATGTTGAATCAGTGTGTAAAAAAGAAATTCAATGTGTGGTAAAAGCAGGCCTCTCCATACTCAAGAATTTCCAGGCTCCAGTTTGGATCGTCTCGCCTAGAAGTCAATGATGCTCTCCTCCCTTCTCCTAGATGATTGTAACTCAGGTCCAGCTTTTTCAGACGTGTGAGGTTTTCGTCGAGAGCTAAGACCAGAGAACCACAGCCTTCATCTGTAATCTGACACCCTGAGAGCCTGTAGAAATACAAAATAACGACAAAACCACATCATACTTTGACGATCGAGTAAATGACAGAAACCATGCCAATGCCTTGTCAGGCACTAAATCAGGTATTCCATCATAGAATACCTGGTTTGAAATCTTTACTGACATGAAGCTTCAACAGAAACACCAGGGGCTTAGGTACATATGAAGCACCTTTTCCCATACTtgccagtgtttgtcctgaggacgtttatatttcagatcaccattgcatttcctTTAGCTTgttagtttctgcgtccccacctccttctCGCCGTATGgtcagttctcgttttcttaatgagagcacagctagcaatttttctgctgcttttgttccaccctgttcttctgataacgacccagattccttaacttctcagtttaacaagcactgccattccattctggacaacatctgtcctgtcagaaccagatcagttcctgcagtgaaccctactccctggtttaatgacagccttcgcagcctgaagcgccaatgcagaaaaatggaGCGTTTTGTGGAattggggccctgtggggggtactccaggagtatggggtaccaggccctctgatacgggctgttaggtccctgtatgaccggtgtcagagcttggtctgcattgccgacagtaagtcgggctcattctcaggcagagttggactccgccaaggctgcccattgtcaccaattctgttcataacctttatggacaggatttctaggtgcagccaaggtgtggaggtcatccgttttggtggcctgaggatcaggtctctgctttttgcagatgatgcggtcctgttggcttcatcagaacgtggtcttcagctttcgctggagcggttcgcagccgagtgtgaaggagctgggatgagaatcagctcctctaaatctgagaacatggtcttgattcagaaaaggggagaatgccttctccgggtcagggatgaggtcccgcccaaagtggaggagtttaagtatctcggggtcttgttcacgagtgagggaaaactggagtgtgagatcgataggcggattggtgctgcatctgcattgatgcaggcattgtaccggtctgtcgtggtgaatagagctgagtcagaaggcgaagctctcgatttaccggtcgatctacgttcctaccctcacctatgggcatgagctttgggtagtgaccgaaagaacgagatcgcggatacaagcggccaaaatgagttttcttctatgagtggctgggctctcccttagagctagggtgagaagcttggccatTCGGGagtggctcggagtagacccgctgctcctccacatcgaagaggagccagttgaggtggctcgggcatctggtcaggatgcctcctggacgcctccgaggtgagattttccaggcacgtccaaccgggaggagacctaaaggtagacccaggacacggtggagggactatgtctctcacctgaccagggagcgccttgggattctcccggaggagctggcccaagtggctggggagagggaagtctgggcctctcgccttaggctgctgcccccgcgacctgactccggataagcggatgaaaaatggatgaatggatagaaaAACTAGTGGGGCCTGACCTGAGAGTTTCCAGCTCACAGTGTGCATTCTTCAAACCATCATTCAATCCAAGACACAGCTGCTTCACTCCTGAGTCTTCGACGTCATTGTTACTCAGGTCCAGCTCCGTCAGATTACAGAAGTGGGAACCGAGAACTAATGACAGAGCCTCACAGCTTTTCTCAGCCAGATTACAGCCGCTCAATCTGAAGGAAAAAAGAGAAAATGTCATTTCTTATATCGTTCAAAGAAAAGATATCTTATGAAATAGTGACTTTACCCAAATACCTGTGCACTTACATAGCTTTGTTTGACGCTTTGACCACTGGCAACAACTTTAGAAAAGCTTCCTCTGAATTTGAGTATTTCTTCAGGTCAAACACATCCAGGTCTTGGTCTGATGACAGTAAGATGAAGACCAGAGCTGACCACTGGGCAGGAGACAGGCTTTCTGCTGAGAGACTTCCTGAACTCAAAGACTGTTTGATCTCCTCCACTAGAGAAACATCATTCAGTTCATTCAGACAGTGGAACAGGTTGATGCTTTTCTCCGTGGACTGATTCTCACTGATCTTCTCCTTGATGTACTGGATTGTTTTCTGATTGGTCTGTGAGCTACTTCCTGTCTGTGTCAGCAGGCCTCGTAGGAGAGTCTGATTGGTCTGCAGTGAAAGGCCCAGGAGGAACCGGAGGAACAAGTCTCTGTGTCCATTTGGACTCTGCAAGGCCTTGTCCACAGCACTCTGGTAAAAGAGTATCTCTGCAGACTCACTTTTTCTTGTTTTAGACTCTTGGGAAGTGGTTTGCTGTTCTTCAAGGAGATTGACTCCAGACTTGCTGAAGGTCAGATGGACGTGAAGAGCTGCCAGAAACTCCTGAACACTCAGATGAACAAAGAAGAAGACCTTGTCCTGGTACAGTCCTCTCTCTTCTTTAAAGATCTGTGTGAACACTCCTGAGTGAACAGAGGCTGCTCTGACATCGATGCCACACTCTGTCAGGTCTGACTCATAGAAGATCAGGTTTCCTTTCTCCAGCTGATCAAAAGCCAGTTTTCCCAGAGACTCAATCATCTTCCTGCTCTCTGGACTCCAGGGTGGATCTGTCTCGGCTCCTCCATCATACTTGACCTTTTTCACTTTTATCTGAACCACCAGGAAGTGGATGTACATCTCAGTCAGGGTATTGGGCACCACTTCCTGCTGTCTAGTTTTCAACATGTCCTCCAGAACTGTAGCAGTGATCCAGCAGAAGACTGGAATTTGGTACATGATGTGGAGGCTTCGTGATGACTTGATGAGGGAGATGATCCTGCTGGCCTGCTCCTCATCTCTGAATCTCTTCCTGAAGTACTCCTCCTTCTGTGGGTCAGTGAACCCTCTGACCTCTGTCACCATGCCAACACACGCAGGAGggatctgattggctgctgcAGGTCTTGTGGTGATCCACAGGCGAGCAGAGGGAAGCAGGTTCCCCTTGATGAGGTTTATCAGCACAACATCCACTGAGGTGGACTTCCCAGGGTCAGTTAGGATCTGGGTGTTGTGGAAGTCCAGAGGAAGTCGACACTCATCCAGACCAATCAAAATGAACACAACCTGGAACTCTTCAAAGCTCCAGATTTCTTTGGTTTCAGTAAAGAAGTGATGAACAAGTTCCACCAAGCTGAACGTCTTCTCCTTCAGCAGATTCAGCTCTCTGAAGGTGAACGGCAACATGAAGTGGATGTTCTGGTTGGCTTTGTCTTCAGCCCAGTCTAGAACGACTTTCTGTGTCAAGAGCTTTTTCCCGATGCCAGCCACTCCCTTTGTCATCACTGTTCTGATTGGTTCGTGTCTTCCAGGTGGGAGTTTAAAGATGTCTTCTTGTCTGATTGTTGTTTCTGGTCTGGCTGCTTTCCTGGATGCTGTTTCAATCTGTCTGACCTCATGTTCATCACTGACCGCTCCAGTCCCTCCCTCTGTGATGTAGAGCTCCGTGTAGATCTGGTTCAGAAGGGCTGGGTTTCCTGCTTTAGCGATCCCCTCAAACACATACTCAAACTTTTGCTTCAGACGAGATTTAACTTCACGCTGGCAGACTGCAGCAAGAGTTTCTGACACAACAAACATCAGAAGTTCATGAGTACTTTGaatgcaccatgtcatcactGAAAAGCTGCCGTTGTTCAGGCAGTTTAAGTTTTTGAGAAATCTTACTTTTTTGCAGACGATCTGCCAGTTTATCCTGCCCGATTTCCCTCAGAAAACGCACTGTGATGTTTACCAATGCCTCCCTGTTGCTCCTCTGGTCTTTGTTCTCACACATCCGCTCATCGCCTACCTTGCCACTACCTGCGCATTCTGCGACATCTGCACTCAGAACCATCTTTATCGTCTGCAGTTCATTCTTCACAAAAGTGCCAAATTTCTCCTCCAGTTCCTGAAACATAATAGAACCTTAGACTGAAATCATGAAGCCAAATGTCAAATCCATGTCCTGGGCTACATATCACTGCAGGACAATGATTTTGACCAGAAGTAAAAGTCGTTTGGTACATCTACGGACCACGAATATGGAGTCCAGCTCTGTTTGATGCTGCTGGGTAGACTGGCAACTGGAAACCTCTGAGCTCTGTTGGCTTGAACTGTAGAGACATCATTTTGATTTTAAGTAAATAAAACACCTCACCAGCCATTTTGCTTTTGTCTGGTCATGATTTTAAAAACGCGACCTTTCAGAGATGCAGTCACGTTTTTCTTTGGAAGGTTTTGGATTTTCTTGAAGGCATTTCCACTGTGATGGAATCCAACTGGTTTCATGTTTCTCCAGCTTCACCCTGATCAAAACAAATGTTATTATTTGTACCACTTAACACGGTAAGAGTTTTATCTTGACATGAAATTGGGCAAAGCTGTAGTTCAAGGGAAAATTGTACTATTTTCACAGCAAAACCTTGTTTATTGTTATTGTCAATCGCAGCACATTTTCATTTCTGTTATTTCTTTTGTCTTTCATTTCCCTTTTACAAGATTTTCCACTTCGCAcaaacttcctttttttttttgcaaagcaaTAATATTTATATGCAGATAATGATTAAAACCCCAGCCAGCAAGCCTAAGTGGGCCCCATATATGGGCAAACAGGAATTGTCTGTAGTTTTCATGGTGGCCCCACAGGGgtttgcccacatagattttaacGGGTTTTCAGAGGGCCCCAGACGGTTTGACACAAACGTGGGATTGTTGAAATCTATATGGGCAAACCCCGTGGGGTCACCATGGAAaccgcagacaaaccctgttggcAAACCTACAGTCTGCCTATATATATCCATACGGGCCACAACTATGCACGCTGGCTGGGGTATTTATTAAAAATGGTTCTCCATCATGCCGAGACTATTCATTTTACATAATTCATGTTCATGAGGGTGACTTCTACTATGCAGCTGAAGACACAAGACACCTATACCACTGTAAAAGATAATCCaacagagcgggggggggggggggggggtttaccaTTTTGAGAATGAAAAGGtaaggcttggtttatgcttgacgcatttactttccgcttggtgatgcggctcgtggatggaacgcgcttcacaacttgcagcgtttatggttcatgcggcttgtctctgcggagagccaatattctcccaaactgtagggggcagcatggagctctacggcatgcatccaacactacaccatagtagaagtaaaaatttctgtttacaacatggcattccagcatttttaacagcgtcctcgtcttttccgacagtgcgagctatttctctccaagaattattaacaacatgttgatcacagtgatctttgagagctgaatcatacaaatgtctgtatttacgaacctctgccgtactagttcttgccagaccgccatgtttttccgcgtccgaccgtccgcgtggttagaaaatttcctaggtgcggaaAGTtttggccgtgcggaggcgcagggttgttaaaatgacgcaactttgccgcgccgagccgtgcggacctcgcggacgtgtcaagtataaaccaagcttaagacagTCCCCTCTCTCTCCTGCTTACTGAGTTAAAGCAGCTGGTGCTTAAGTCGACTGTTTAACCCGATGGTTTGGTTTGTGCTGGTGTCTCGTATCAGATCATTAtttattagtgatgttttcaaagAGTCTAtgaactagggcccgaccgatatatcggccggccgatattatcggccggccgatattatcggccgatataggggtcattaactctatcggccatcggccaaaaagacggctgaatgaagggtttaatcttaagaacatttgtatttatttttttgtgagggagatttatcggctatcggcctttgttaaaagttttatatcggtatcggtatcggcccccaaaaaaagcatatcggtcgggccctactatGAACTAATCACTGGTTAAGCATGAACAGTTGgttgttttcttttaaaatggaTGTAGCGATCAGATGATCTGTGGCTTGTGTGGGATGTGCGGCTGGATTCAGGATCAGCCTCAAAATCACGTTTTTCTAAGACTGATGTATTCTCAGATCTGTAAAGGAAATATCTCATTTTTGTCTTCAACTAGACAAGCTTTGTTGTTAAAAGAACATAATCAAAAATCCATTGAGGCTCATGAGAAAATGAATGTATATTTAAGTTTTAAACTTGTATTTTTCTCTACAACAAATTAAACTTGTGTATTGCTGATGCAGGCGATGCCCATAACTTAAATTCATCGCAAATGAAAGAGGTATGACAATGTAAGATCCAAAAGAAAACCGTATTGTTTACCTCTTTTGTTTCTTAAAGTGAATGTAGCGATCAGATGATCTGTGACTTGCTTGGGACGCTTGGCTGGGTTCAGGATCTGCAGATCTGCCATAGAACCTTAAGCAGAATACACCTTGTTTAGGCTCCACCCAGTCGCATTGCATTAGCATTTTAGTGTTTCATTAATTAAATCTTTTCATACATGATAGTTAAATAATATTCAGTTATATTATCACCTCTTTGCAGACAGTGTTCTGGGATCATCCCTGTGAGAGAAGAAAATGCATGTGTCAGTTGTTACGGTCCACGTTTAAACATCATTCCATAATTATGGAACAGGAAAACAATTAACcaaggaatttttatttattaagcagTTAGAAATGCTGCTACACTAAAAAGTTTATCTATAGTAAATCATCTGTTTTCAGGACACAATGACtacaacagactgagtgggactcgatCCTGCAAACGTCTGGTTACGAGATGGGCACTTGCCTCCTCTGCCATAATTTCAGCATTTTTGGCCTAAATTTGCTTGAGGGAGCTGAGGGAGCTgatggaggctacaaaatcacagaccgatggtgacctggttttgttgctactggacttgtgagtaataatatttctgtccaataatgtgaattgtttaactttgtggcttatttagcatCAGTTGGTA
This sequence is a window from Nothobranchius furzeri strain GRZ-AD chromosome 14, NfurGRZ-RIMD1, whole genome shotgun sequence. Protein-coding genes within it:
- the LOC107381018 gene encoding NLR family CARD domain-containing protein 3; the encoded protein is MDHCENREEDVPDGFWKPGQTDRFEHLSATNRSLVYSGSAAEEQLEPSCVSFKSCWSSDRYIDFKQRRTTSERDDPRTLSAKRFYGRSADPEPSQASQASHRSSDRYIHFKKQKRVKLEKHETSWIPSQWKCLQENPKPSKEKRDCISESSSQQSSEVSSCQSTQQHQTELDSIFVELEEKFGTFVKNELQTIKMVLSADVAECAGSGKVGDERMCENKDQRSNREALVNITVRFLREIGQDKLADRLQKKTLAAVCQREVKSRLKQKFEYVFEGIAKAGNPALLNQIYTELYITEGGTGAVSDEHEVRQIETASRKAARPETTIRQEDIFKLPPGRHEPIRTVMTKGVAGIGKKLLTQKVVLDWAEDKANQNIHFMLPFTFRELNLLKEKTFSLVELVHHFFTETKEIWSFEEFQVVFILIGLDECRLPLDFHNTQILTDPGKSTSVDVVLINLIKGNLLPSARLWITTRPAAANQIPPACVGMVTEVRGFTDPQKEEYFRKRFRDEEQASRIISLIKSSRSLHIMYQIPVFCWITATVLEDMLKTRQQEVVPNTLTEMYIHFLVVQIKVKKVKYDGGAETDPPWSPESRKMIESLGKLAFDQLEKGNLIFYESDLTECGIDVRAASVHSGVFTQIFKEERGLYQDKVFFFVHLSVQEFLAALHVHLTFSKSGVNLLEEQQTTSQESKTRKSESAEILFYQSAVDKALQSPNGHRDLFLRFLLGLSLQTNQTLLRGLLTQTGSSSQTNQKTIQYIKEKISENQSTEKSINLFHCLNELNDVSLVEEIKQSLSSGSLSAESLSPAQWSALVFILLSSDQDLDVFDLKKYSNSEEAFLKLLPVVKASNKAILSGCNLAEKSCEALSLVLGSHFCNLTELDLSNNDVEDSGVKQLCLGLNDGLKNAHCELETLRLSGCQITDEGCGSLVLALDENLTRLKKLDLSYNHLGEGRRASLTSRRDDPNWSLEILEVEPAGQRWLTPGLRKYSHQLTIDADTVSRKLKLSHNNQMVAHGEELQTYTDHPDRFDVKPQLLCKTGLTGRCYWEVEWKGRVDVSVSYGGVNRKRESLGCMFGQNDHSWSLRCSDSSFSVWHNNKKEPIISSVSHRVAVYVDCPAGILSFYKVSSDSLIHLHTFNTTFTETLYPGFMLKPASSVCLH